In Halapricum desulfuricans, a single window of DNA contains:
- a CDS encoding bifunctional nuclease family protein: protein MEHEATVEGIGVGVGEEGAGAPVVLLRAGGQYVPIFVSADQAQSMQLAIDEEPFERPLTHDLLIEMLSEFGGAIDRVRIDDLADGTFYAKIDAEQYNEGSRKDAVFDARPSDGIAIALRVDCPIVVDDGVVEAAGRPPEAFEVDDEAGEFGGEELDEIGDFEEEDDEFGGFGDDPDEFGR from the coding sequence ATGGAACACGAGGCGACAGTCGAGGGGATCGGCGTCGGGGTCGGGGAGGAAGGAGCCGGCGCGCCCGTCGTCCTGTTGCGAGCCGGCGGGCAGTACGTGCCGATCTTCGTCAGCGCCGATCAGGCCCAGTCGATGCAGCTGGCGATCGACGAGGAGCCCTTCGAGCGGCCGCTGACACACGACCTGCTGATCGAGATGCTCTCGGAGTTCGGTGGGGCGATCGATCGCGTCAGGATCGACGACCTGGCGGACGGCACCTTCTACGCGAAGATCGACGCCGAGCAGTACAACGAGGGGTCACGCAAGGACGCCGTCTTCGACGCGCGGCCGAGCGACGGGATCGCGATTGCACTGCGGGTCGACTGTCCGATCGTCGTCGACGACGGGGTCGTCGAGGCGGCCGGTCGACCGCCGGAGGCCTTCGAGGTCGACGACGAAGCCGGGGAGTTCGGCGGCGAGGAACTCGACGAGATCGGCGATTTCGAGGAGGAAGACGACGAGTTCGGCGGGTTCGGCGACGACCCTGACGAGTTCGGGCGCTGA
- a CDS encoding universal stress protein, whose amino-acid sequence MTTYLLASASVHTTATVCDYLVDRLADDDTVMVLGVVEPGAPQRDVGDAINVARARLAAATVWTERREGEPVEEILELAADIDADELLVGRRSGDPERQSAGLGSTAAAVAGEAERPVVVVPV is encoded by the coding sequence ATGACCACGTATCTCCTCGCGAGCGCGTCCGTCCACACGACTGCAACGGTCTGTGACTACCTCGTCGATCGACTCGCCGACGACGACACGGTGATGGTACTCGGCGTGGTCGAACCGGGGGCCCCACAGCGGGACGTCGGTGACGCGATCAACGTCGCCCGCGCACGCCTCGCCGCGGCGACGGTCTGGACCGAACGACGCGAGGGCGAGCCGGTCGAGGAGATCCTCGAGCTAGCGGCCGACATCGACGCCGACGAGCTCCTCGTCGGTCGGCGGAGCGGCGATCCCGAACGCCAGAGCGCGGGTCTCGGGAGCACCGCGGCGGCCGTCGCTGGCGAAGCCGAACGGCCGGTCGTGGTCGTGCCGGTGTGA